A window of the Streptomyces sp. NBC_00454 genome harbors these coding sequences:
- the pstA gene encoding phosphate ABC transporter permease PstA produces the protein MSHALQDPRPSRARKSVAPTSLTQGSLPRWAPAGIAALSVALGCALGAGFGLHSRIQWGLLAAILFVVITYTASSVIENRRQAKDRVATSVVWVCFLLAVIPLLSLLWTTISRGIKLLDGNFLSHSMNGVTAFDHGGGVYHALLGTIEQVGLATAISAPIGLLTAVYLVEYGRGSLAKAVTFFVDVMTGIPSIVAGLFILTTWNLMLGFGPSGFAGSLALSILMMPVVVRSTEEMLKLVPNELREAALALGVPKWRMILKVVLPTAIGGISTGVMLAVARIAGETAPIMLLVFGSQLINGNPFEGAQSSLPLYIWEQYKVGSDASYDRAWAAALVLIAFVMILNLVARGIARWKAPKTGR, from the coding sequence ATGAGCCACGCACTCCAGGACCCGCGCCCCTCCCGGGCCCGCAAGTCCGTCGCCCCCACCAGCCTGACGCAGGGCAGCCTGCCCCGCTGGGCCCCGGCCGGCATCGCGGCCCTCTCGGTCGCCCTCGGCTGCGCCCTCGGCGCCGGCTTCGGCCTCCACAGCAGGATCCAGTGGGGTCTGCTCGCCGCCATCCTGTTCGTGGTCATCACGTACACGGCCAGCTCGGTCATCGAGAACCGCCGCCAGGCCAAGGACCGGGTCGCCACCTCCGTGGTCTGGGTCTGCTTCCTGCTCGCGGTCATCCCGCTGCTCTCGCTGCTGTGGACCACCATCAGCCGCGGCATCAAGCTCCTCGACGGCAACTTCCTCAGCCACTCGATGAACGGCGTCACCGCCTTCGACCACGGCGGCGGCGTCTACCACGCGCTGCTCGGCACCATCGAGCAGGTCGGCCTGGCCACCGCGATCTCCGCGCCCATCGGCCTGCTGACCGCCGTCTACCTGGTCGAGTACGGCCGGGGCTCGCTCGCCAAGGCCGTGACGTTCTTCGTCGACGTCATGACCGGCATCCCCTCCATCGTCGCGGGTCTGTTCATCCTGACGACCTGGAACCTGATGCTCGGCTTCGGCCCCTCCGGCTTCGCCGGCTCGCTGGCCCTGTCGATCCTGATGATGCCCGTCGTGGTCCGCTCCACCGAGGAGATGCTCAAGCTCGTCCCCAACGAGCTGCGCGAGGCCGCCCTGGCCCTCGGTGTGCCGAAGTGGCGCATGATCCTCAAGGTCGTGCTGCCCACCGCCATCGGCGGCATCTCCACCGGCGTGATGCTGGCCGTCGCCCGCATCGCCGGCGAGACCGCGCCGATCATGCTGCTGGTCTTCGGCTCCCAGCTGATCAACGGAAACCCCTTCGAAGGTGCTCAGTCCTCGCTCCCCCTCTACATCTGGGAGCAGTACAAGGTCGGCAGTGACGCCTCCTACGACCGGGCATGGGCCGCAGCGCTCGTCCTGATCGCCTTCGTCATGATCCTCAATCTGGTGGCCCGCGGCATCGCCCGCTGGAAGGCTCCCAAGACCGGTCGCTGA
- a CDS encoding RNA degradosome polyphosphate kinase, with protein sequence MSHKPSASPTEVPSQQPSHTFASPSAPTAADISASVAAAASTPEAVAARAATGAHARLGSIAAHRPHVDLEPDLDADLDAYDDKDGGELPPGRFLDRERSWLAFNERVLELAEDPATPLLERANFLAIFASNLDEFFMVRVAGLKRRIATGVATRSASGLQPREVLDQIWTRSRELMARHAACFQQDISPQLAEEGVHLIRWHDLTEKEQARLFTLFRNQIFPVLTPLAVDPAHPFPYISGLSLNLAVVVRNPVSGHRHFARVKVPPLLSRFLEASPQRYVPLEDVIAAHLEELFPGMEVLAHHMFRVTRNEDLEVEEDDAENLLQALEKELMRRRFGPPVRLEVEESIDPGVLDLLVQELKVNASEVYPLPGPLDLTALFGIASLDRPELKFTKFVAGTHRDLAEVESASAPDIFAALRERDVLLHHPYDSFSTSVQAFLEQAAADPDVLAIKQTLYRTSGDSPIVDALIDAAEAGKQVLVLVEIKARFDEQANIKWARKLEESGCHVVYGLVGLKTHCKLSLVVRQEGDQLRRYSHVGTGNYHPKTARLYEDLGLLTADPQVGADLSDLFNRLSGYSRRETYRRLLVAPRSLRGGLISRIDKEAAHHRAGRPAYVRLKMNSIVDEALIDSLYRASQAGVPIDIWVRGICAIRPGVPGLSENIRVRSILGRFLEHSRVFAFGNGGEPEVYIGSADMMHRNLDRRIEALVRVADPAHRAALDRLLETGMSDATSSWHLGPDGEWTRHSTDGEGQPLRHVQEMLIDARRRRRGSAKP encoded by the coding sequence ATGAGCCACAAGCCCAGCGCCAGCCCCACCGAGGTCCCCAGCCAGCAGCCGTCGCACACGTTCGCGTCGCCGTCCGCGCCCACCGCCGCGGACATCTCCGCCTCCGTGGCCGCCGCCGCCTCCACGCCCGAGGCCGTGGCCGCGCGCGCGGCCACCGGCGCGCACGCACGCCTCGGCTCCATAGCCGCCCACCGCCCGCACGTCGATCTGGAACCGGATCTCGACGCGGACCTGGACGCCTACGACGACAAGGACGGCGGCGAGCTGCCCCCGGGCCGCTTCCTCGACCGGGAGCGCAGCTGGCTCGCCTTCAACGAACGGGTGCTGGAGCTCGCCGAGGACCCCGCCACCCCGCTCCTGGAGCGGGCGAACTTCCTGGCGATCTTCGCGAGCAACCTCGACGAGTTCTTCATGGTCCGCGTCGCCGGCCTCAAGCGCCGCATCGCGACCGGCGTCGCCACCCGCTCGGCCTCGGGGCTGCAGCCCCGTGAGGTGCTGGACCAGATCTGGACCCGCTCCCGTGAGCTCATGGCCCGCCACGCCGCCTGCTTCCAGCAGGACATCTCCCCCCAGCTCGCCGAGGAAGGCGTCCACCTCATCCGGTGGCACGACCTGACCGAGAAGGAGCAGGCGCGCCTCTTCACCCTGTTCCGCAACCAGATCTTCCCGGTGCTCACCCCGCTGGCCGTGGACCCCGCGCACCCGTTCCCGTACATCTCCGGCCTCTCCCTGAACCTGGCCGTGGTCGTGCGCAATCCCGTCAGCGGCCACCGCCACTTCGCCCGGGTCAAGGTCCCGCCGCTCCTCTCCCGCTTCCTGGAGGCCTCCCCGCAGCGCTACGTCCCGCTGGAGGACGTCATCGCCGCGCACCTGGAGGAGCTGTTCCCCGGCATGGAGGTGCTCGCGCACCACATGTTCCGCGTGACCCGCAACGAGGACCTCGAGGTCGAGGAGGACGACGCCGAGAACCTCCTCCAGGCCCTGGAGAAGGAGCTCATGCGGCGCCGCTTCGGCCCGCCGGTCCGCCTGGAGGTCGAGGAGTCCATCGACCCCGGCGTCCTGGACCTCCTCGTGCAGGAGCTCAAGGTCAACGCCTCCGAGGTGTACCCGCTGCCCGGCCCGCTGGACCTGACCGCGCTCTTCGGGATCGCCTCGCTGGACCGGCCGGAGCTGAAGTTCACGAAGTTCGTCGCCGGCACCCACCGCGACCTGGCCGAGGTCGAGTCCGCGTCCGCCCCCGACATCTTCGCCGCGCTGCGCGAACGGGACGTGCTGCTGCACCACCCCTACGACTCCTTCTCCACCTCGGTGCAGGCCTTCCTGGAGCAGGCCGCCGCCGACCCGGACGTCCTGGCGATCAAGCAGACGCTGTACCGGACCTCCGGCGACTCCCCGATCGTGGACGCCCTGATCGACGCCGCCGAAGCCGGCAAGCAGGTCCTCGTACTCGTCGAGATCAAGGCCCGCTTCGACGAGCAGGCCAACATCAAATGGGCCCGCAAGCTGGAGGAGTCCGGCTGCCACGTGGTCTACGGCCTCGTCGGCCTCAAGACCCACTGCAAGCTGTCGCTCGTCGTCCGCCAGGAGGGCGACCAGCTGCGCCGCTACTCCCACGTCGGCACCGGCAACTACCACCCCAAGACGGCACGGCTCTACGAGGACCTCGGGCTGCTCACCGCCGACCCGCAGGTCGGCGCGGACCTCTCGGACCTCTTCAACCGGCTGTCGGGCTACTCGCGCCGCGAGACCTACCGCCGGCTGCTCGTGGCCCCGCGCTCGCTGCGCGGCGGCCTGATCTCCCGGATCGACAAGGAGGCCGCCCACCACCGGGCCGGCCGCCCCGCTTACGTGCGCCTCAAGATGAACTCCATCGTCGACGAGGCGCTCATCGACTCCCTCTACCGGGCCTCGCAGGCGGGGGTGCCCATCGACATCTGGGTCCGCGGCATCTGCGCGATCCGCCCCGGGGTCCCCGGGCTCTCGGAGAACATCCGGGTCCGCTCGATCCTCGGCCGCTTCCTGGAGCACTCCCGGGTCTTCGCCTTCGGCAACGGCGGCGAACCCGAGGTGTACATAGGCAGCGCCGACATGATGCACCGCAACCTCGACCGCCGTATCGAGGCACTGGTCAGGGTCGCCGACCCGGCCCACCGCGCGGCACTGGACCGGCTGCTGGAAACCGGCATGTCCGACGCCACCTCCTCCTGGCACCTGGGCCCGGACGGCGAGTGGACCCGGCACAGCACGGACGGCGAGGGCCAGCCGCTGCGGCACGTTCAGGAGATGCTCATAGACGCCCGGAGGCGCCGGCGTGGCTCAGCCAAACCATGA
- the pstC gene encoding phosphate ABC transporter permease subunit PstC: MASTTPTQIDTAPPVSKSGRSTGRAGDKVFAGLSKGSGILLLVIMASIAVFLTYRASIALADNEGNFLTTFDWNASAKPPVFGIAVLLFGTVVSSIIAMVIAVPIAVGIALFISHYAPRKLASPLAYVVDLLAAVPSIIYGIWGALFLVPYLGGLNSWLDQYMGWTYVFDKTQVGVARSLFTVGILLAIMILPIVTSVSREVFLQVPRMNEEAALALGATRWEVIRMSVLPFGRSGVISASMLGLGRALGETMAVATVLSPSFLISGHILDPGGGTFAQNIAAKFDEANEFGRDALIASGLVLFLLTLLVNGAARLIIARRKDFSGANA; the protein is encoded by the coding sequence ATGGCTTCCACCACACCCACCCAGATAGACACGGCTCCGCCTGTCTCCAAGAGCGGAAGGTCCACCGGCCGCGCCGGTGACAAGGTCTTCGCCGGCCTCTCCAAGGGCTCCGGCATCCTGCTCCTGGTGATCATGGCGTCGATCGCCGTCTTCCTCACCTACCGCGCTTCGATCGCTCTGGCCGACAACGAGGGCAACTTCCTCACCACGTTCGACTGGAACGCGTCGGCCAAGCCCCCCGTCTTCGGCATCGCCGTCCTGCTCTTCGGCACCGTCGTCAGCTCGATCATCGCGATGGTCATCGCGGTTCCGATCGCTGTCGGCATCGCCCTGTTCATCTCGCACTACGCGCCGCGCAAGCTGGCCTCCCCCCTCGCCTACGTGGTCGACCTGCTCGCCGCAGTGCCCTCGATCATCTACGGCATCTGGGGCGCGCTCTTCCTCGTCCCGTACCTCGGCGGCCTCAACAGCTGGCTCGACCAGTACATGGGCTGGACCTACGTCTTCGACAAGACCCAGGTCGGCGTCGCGCGCTCGCTCTTCACCGTCGGCATCCTGCTCGCGATCATGATCCTCCCGATCGTGACCAGCGTCAGCCGCGAGGTCTTCCTGCAGGTCCCGCGCATGAACGAGGAAGCCGCACTGGCCCTCGGCGCGACCCGCTGGGAGGTCATCCGCATGTCGGTGCTGCCCTTCGGCCGCTCCGGAGTCATCTCCGCCTCGATGCTCGGCCTCGGACGCGCGCTGGGCGAGACCATGGCCGTCGCGACCGTGCTGTCCCCGAGCTTCCTGATCTCCGGCCACATCCTGGACCCGGGCGGCGGCACCTTCGCGCAGAACATCGCCGCGAAGTTCGACGAGGCCAACGAGTTCGGCCGCGACGCCCTGATCGCCTCCGGCCTCGTGCTCTTCCTGCTCACCCTGCTGGTCAACGGCGCAGCCCGGCTGATCATCGCCCGTCGCAAGGACTTCTCGGGGGCGAACGCCTGA
- a CDS encoding CHAD domain-containing protein — protein sequence MAQPNHDPTAITAGDVLGVYLRSQATAFLRGLRLHDEGAASGPAEGTEAARSLRGAARRIASSLSTFRAVADSAWADSLRTELVWLSSTLADEHAYAARLTRLMDALHRLSGSPEVPAPRGGASGSLTVGSARAGALLERQLTLSRTRAHSATLQALGSSRFHAVADSVAVLASEVPLDAVAARGRVDDVLVPLAEVAGSRLSAAVASLPAPCPAHPYNADHDGPWNEVRRLLRVHRYAREALGEDVARHAAAGEALDRHRDAAEAAAASATAARTPRIAPATAYALGILHADQRHEVEASRLTFHHIWQPNSGHAVHEAEAGHVTVTAR from the coding sequence GTGGCTCAGCCAAACCATGACCCGACCGCGATTACGGCAGGTGACGTGCTCGGCGTCTACCTGCGCTCGCAGGCCACCGCGTTCCTGCGCGGACTGCGCCTACACGATGAGGGCGCGGCGAGCGGGCCGGCCGAGGGCACCGAGGCGGCGCGCAGCCTGCGGGGGGCCGCGCGCCGCATCGCCTCGTCCCTCTCCACCTTCAGAGCCGTGGCCGATTCGGCCTGGGCGGACTCGCTGCGCACCGAGCTGGTCTGGCTCTCCTCGACCCTGGCCGACGAGCACGCGTACGCCGCCCGCCTGACCCGGCTGATGGACGCCCTGCACCGGCTGTCGGGCTCCCCGGAGGTGCCCGCCCCGCGGGGCGGGGCCTCGGGTTCCCTCACCGTGGGCTCGGCGCGCGCGGGCGCCCTGCTGGAGCGCCAGCTCACGCTGTCGCGCACCCGGGCCCACTCGGCCACGCTCCAGGCACTGGGCTCCTCCCGCTTCCACGCGGTCGCGGACTCGGTGGCGGTGCTGGCCTCCGAGGTCCCGCTGGACGCGGTCGCGGCCCGGGGCCGGGTGGACGACGTACTCGTCCCGCTGGCGGAAGTGGCCGGATCCCGCCTGTCCGCCGCGGTGGCCTCCCTGCCCGCCCCCTGCCCCGCGCACCCGTACAACGCGGACCACGACGGCCCCTGGAACGAGGTGCGCCGCCTCCTGCGGGTGCACCGCTACGCCCGGGAGGCGCTGGGCGAGGACGTGGCCCGGCATGCGGCCGCGGGCGAGGCCCTGGACCGCCACCGCGACGCGGCGGAGGCCGCGGCGGCCTCGGCCACGGCCGCGCGCACGCCCCGTATCGCCCCTGCGACGGCCTACGCCCTGGGGATCCTGCACGCGGACCAGCGCCACGAGGTCGAGGCCTCCCGGCTGACCTTCCACCACATCTGGCAGCCGAATTCCGGCCATGCCGTTCACGAGGCCGAAGCCGGTCACGTAACGGTAACGGCAAGGTGA
- the mshD gene encoding mycothiol synthase produces MTDDAATAPEPGRQIQTLDELTEEQADSVLALIEDAARTDGTTAVSEQGRLQLRGGAREGIRHFLLTEKGRLAGYGQLEDTDPVEAPAAELVVHPSMRGRGHGRALGTALLAASGKRIRVWAHGGKSAARHLAQVLGLTLFRELRQLRRPLGGAGTDAAPLPEPALPPGVTVRTFVPGADDAAWLTVNAAAFAHHPEQGSLTQRDLNDRIAQPWFDAKGFFLAERDGELVGFHWTKVHAEQQLGEVYVVGVRPGAQGGGLGKALTAIGLHHLAAAGLPTAMLYVDADNPAALAVYAGLGFTTHEVDLMYRTES; encoded by the coding sequence ATGACTGACGACGCAGCAACGGCCCCGGAGCCGGGACGGCAGATCCAGACCCTCGACGAGCTGACGGAGGAGCAGGCCGACTCCGTCCTCGCCCTGATCGAGGACGCGGCCCGCACCGACGGCACCACCGCCGTGTCCGAACAGGGCCGCCTCCAGCTGCGCGGCGGAGCGCGCGAGGGGATCCGGCACTTCCTGCTCACCGAAAAGGGCCGGCTCGCCGGATACGGGCAACTCGAGGACACCGACCCGGTGGAGGCCCCCGCCGCCGAGCTCGTCGTCCACCCCTCGATGCGCGGCCGCGGCCACGGCCGGGCGCTGGGCACCGCCCTGCTGGCCGCCTCCGGCAAGCGGATCCGGGTGTGGGCCCACGGCGGCAAGTCCGCGGCCCGCCACCTCGCGCAGGTCCTCGGCCTGACCCTGTTCCGCGAGCTGCGCCAGCTGCGCCGCCCGCTCGGCGGAGCCGGCACCGACGCGGCCCCGCTGCCGGAGCCGGCCCTGCCCCCGGGCGTGACCGTACGGACCTTCGTGCCCGGGGCCGACGACGCCGCCTGGCTCACCGTCAACGCGGCCGCCTTCGCCCACCACCCCGAGCAGGGCTCGCTGACCCAGCGGGACCTCAACGACCGGATCGCGCAGCCCTGGTTCGACGCCAAGGGCTTCTTCCTCGCCGAGCGCGACGGCGAACTCGTCGGCTTCCACTGGACGAAGGTCCACGCCGAGCAGCAGCTCGGCGAGGTCTACGTGGTCGGCGTACGCCCCGGCGCGCAGGGCGGCGGCCTCGGCAAGGCCCTCACCGCGATCGGCCTGCACCACCTCGCGGCAGCCGGCCTGCCCACCGCCATGCTCTACGTGGACGCCGACAACCCGGCGGCCCTCGCCGTCTACGCGGGCCTCGGCTTCACCACCCACGAGGTCGACCTGATGTACCGCACGGAGAGCTGA
- a CDS encoding bifunctional UDP-sugar hydrolase/5'-nucleotidase — MSATPQRHRRARRLTLTALAVTTAAGAMVAAALPAGAASGGGGGHDHGRTVDVQMLSFNDLHGTLEPPQGSSGNVSELQADGTTKAIPAGGVEYLATGLREARKGHKYSVTAAAGDMIGASPMLSGLFHDEPTIEALNDLELDVTSVGNHEFDEGKTELRRMQYGGCHPVEGCFEKGETFEGADFKYLAANVVDEKSKRPMLNPTFIWKKGDVKIGFIGVTLEGTPDVVTADGVKGLKFGDEVETINKYAEQLNKQGVKSIVALIHEGGLPASGAYNYDCNVPGAGAGISGAIVDIAKNVSPKVDALVTGHTHQAYACNIPDPAGNPRTVTSAASYGRLFTDTTLTYDRRTKDIVRTPVSSPKPVQTVVNRTQPKAPDLTALIQRWNALAAPVANRPMGYITADISGRGSEAYEKPLGDVITDAQLEALSPAAKGGAQLAIMNPGGIRADLAYKAAGSEGDGVVTYGESYTVQPFTNMMNVVDLTGAQLITALQQQVSGPVNGPNPKILQISKGFTYTLDTTKAGADRIVVGSVKLNGAAIDPAKTYRVAMNEFLAGGGDGFTVLKEHKNKLVGASDLDCFNAYLTGHSSAAAPLAPPVADRITVIK, encoded by the coding sequence ATGTCAGCGACGCCACAACGGCACCGCCGAGCCCGCCGGTTGACCCTCACCGCTCTCGCCGTCACCACGGCGGCCGGTGCGATGGTCGCCGCCGCACTGCCGGCCGGTGCCGCGAGTGGTGGCGGTGGCGGCCATGACCACGGCCGCACCGTCGACGTGCAGATGCTGTCCTTCAACGACCTCCACGGCACCCTGGAGCCCCCGCAGGGCTCCTCCGGCAACGTGAGTGAGCTTCAGGCAGACGGCACCACCAAAGCCATACCCGCGGGCGGTGTCGAGTACCTGGCGACCGGCCTGCGCGAGGCCCGCAAGGGCCACAAGTACTCCGTCACCGCGGCGGCCGGCGACATGATCGGCGCCAGCCCGATGCTGTCCGGCCTCTTCCACGACGAGCCGACCATCGAGGCGCTCAACGACCTCGAGCTGGACGTCACCAGCGTCGGCAACCACGAGTTCGACGAGGGCAAGACCGAACTGCGCCGCATGCAGTACGGCGGCTGCCACCCGGTCGAGGGCTGCTTCGAGAAGGGCGAGACCTTCGAGGGCGCCGACTTCAAGTACCTCGCCGCGAACGTGGTGGACGAGAAGTCCAAGCGTCCGATGCTCAACCCCACCTTCATCTGGAAGAAGGGGGACGTGAAGATCGGCTTCATCGGCGTCACCCTGGAGGGCACTCCGGACGTCGTGACCGCCGACGGGGTCAAGGGCCTCAAGTTCGGCGACGAGGTCGAGACGATCAACAAGTACGCCGAGCAGCTGAACAAGCAGGGCGTGAAGTCGATCGTGGCGCTGATCCACGAGGGCGGCCTGCCCGCGAGCGGCGCGTACAACTACGACTGCAACGTGCCGGGCGCCGGCGCCGGGATCTCCGGTGCCATCGTCGACATCGCGAAGAACGTCTCGCCGAAGGTCGACGCCCTGGTCACCGGCCACACGCACCAGGCGTACGCGTGCAACATCCCCGACCCGGCGGGCAACCCTCGCACGGTCACCTCGGCCGCCTCCTACGGCCGGCTGTTCACGGACACCACGCTCACGTACGACCGCAGGACCAAGGACATCGTCCGTACGCCGGTCAGCTCTCCGAAGCCGGTCCAGACGGTCGTCAACCGCACCCAGCCCAAGGCCCCGGACCTGACCGCGCTGATCCAGCGGTGGAACGCGCTGGCCGCGCCGGTCGCGAACCGTCCGATGGGCTACATCACCGCCGACATCTCCGGCCGCGGCTCGGAGGCCTACGAGAAGCCGCTCGGCGACGTGATCACCGACGCGCAGCTCGAGGCGCTGTCCCCGGCCGCCAAGGGCGGCGCGCAGCTCGCCATCATGAACCCGGGCGGCATCCGCGCCGACCTCGCCTACAAGGCGGCGGGCAGTGAGGGCGACGGCGTGGTGACGTACGGCGAGTCGTACACGGTCCAGCCGTTCACCAACATGATGAACGTCGTGGACCTGACCGGCGCCCAGCTGATCACCGCGCTCCAGCAGCAGGTCAGCGGCCCGGTCAACGGCCCGAACCCGAAGATCCTGCAGATCTCCAAGGGCTTCACCTACACCCTGGACACCACGAAGGCGGGCGCGGACCGCATCGTCGTGGGCTCGGTGAAGCTGAACGGTGCGGCGATCGACCCGGCGAAGACCTACCGGGTCGCGATGAACGAGTTCCTCGCGGGCGGCGGTGACGGCTTCACCGTCCTGAAGGAGCACAAGAACAAGCTGGTGGGCGCGTCCGACCTGGACTGCTTCAACGCCTACCTGACCGGCCACTCCTCGGCGGCGGCGCCGCTGGCTCCGCCGGTGGCGGACCGGATCACGGTCATCAAGTAA
- the pstB gene encoding phosphate ABC transporter ATP-binding protein PstB, with translation MAKRIDVSGLSAFYGTHKAIDDISMTVEPRSVTAFIGPSGCGKSTFLRTLNRMHEVTPGGRVEGKVLLDDENLYGPGVDPVAVRRTVGMVFQRPNPFPTMSIFDNVAAGLRLNGSFKKSELTDIVEKSLQGANLWNEVKDRLNKPGSGLSGGQQQRLCIARAIAVEPQVLLMDEPCSALDPISTLAIEDLIGELKERFTIVIVTHNMQQAARVSDRTAFFNLSAVGQPGKLVEIDDTDRIFSNPSVQATEDYISGRFG, from the coding sequence ATGGCTAAGCGAATCGACGTCAGCGGACTGTCCGCCTTCTACGGCACCCACAAGGCCATCGACGACATCTCGATGACCGTGGAGCCCCGCTCCGTGACCGCCTTCATCGGCCCCTCCGGCTGCGGCAAGTCCACCTTCCTGCGCACCCTGAACCGCATGCACGAGGTCACCCCCGGTGGCCGCGTGGAGGGCAAGGTGCTGCTGGACGACGAGAACCTGTACGGCCCCGGCGTGGACCCGGTCGCGGTCCGCCGCACGGTCGGCATGGTCTTCCAGCGCCCGAACCCCTTCCCCACCATGTCGATCTTCGACAACGTGGCGGCGGGCCTGCGGCTGAACGGCTCCTTCAAGAAGTCCGAGCTGACCGACATCGTCGAGAAGTCGCTCCAGGGCGCCAACCTCTGGAACGAGGTCAAGGACCGCCTGAACAAGCCCGGCTCCGGCCTCTCCGGCGGCCAGCAGCAGCGCCTGTGCATCGCCCGCGCCATCGCGGTCGAGCCCCAGGTCCTCCTGATGGACGAGCCCTGCTCGGCCCTCGACCCGATCTCCACCCTCGCCATCGAGGACCTGATCGGCGAGCTCAAGGAGCGCTTCACGATCGTCATCGTGACGCACAACATGCAGCAGGCGGCCCGCGTCTCCGACCGCACCGCCTTCTTCAACCTCTCCGCGGTCGGCCAGCCCGGAAAGCTGGTCGAGATCGACGACACGGACCGGATCTTCTCGAACCCGTCCGTGCAGGCGACCGAGGACTACATCTCGGGCCGCTTCGGCTAA
- the pstS gene encoding phosphate ABC transporter substrate-binding protein PstS has protein sequence MKLQRKNMLRASALGALVVSSALVLTACGSDDNTKTDATASGKPSAAASDVKCDGAKGKLLASGSSAQKNAVDLWIKNYMAACSGVEVNYKSSSSGEGIVAFNQGTVGFAGSDSALKPEAVEESKKVCTGGQGIDLPMVGGPIAIGFNVAGVDKLTLDAPTIAAIFNDKIKKWDDEAIKKLNPGVTLPSTAIQAFHRSEDSGTTENLGKYLKAAAPEAWTYDAAKKWPAPGGQAASGSAGVASQVKAVDGAIGYFELSYASSQSIKTVDVNTGAAAPVKASSENASKAIAAAKIAGTGDDLALKLDYTTKAEGAYPIVLVTYEVVCDKGNKPETLATVKSFLNYTASDAGQKALSEIGYAPIPAEINAKVREVIAKLA, from the coding sequence GTGAAGCTTCAGCGCAAGAACATGCTTCGTGCCTCCGCCCTCGGCGCGCTCGTCGTGTCCAGCGCCCTGGTCCTCACGGCGTGCGGCTCGGACGACAACACCAAGACGGACGCCACCGCGTCCGGCAAGCCGAGCGCCGCCGCGAGCGACGTCAAGTGTGACGGGGCGAAGGGCAAGCTGCTCGCCTCCGGCTCTTCCGCGCAGAAGAACGCGGTCGACCTGTGGATCAAGAACTACATGGCGGCCTGCTCCGGCGTCGAGGTGAACTACAAGTCCTCCTCCTCCGGTGAGGGCATCGTCGCGTTCAACCAGGGCACCGTCGGTTTCGCCGGTTCGGACTCCGCGCTGAAGCCCGAGGCCGTCGAGGAGTCGAAGAAGGTCTGCACCGGCGGTCAGGGCATCGACCTGCCGATGGTCGGCGGCCCCATCGCCATCGGCTTCAACGTCGCCGGTGTGGACAAGCTGACGCTGGACGCCCCCACCATCGCCGCGATCTTCAACGACAAGATCAAGAAGTGGGACGACGAGGCGATCAAGAAGCTGAACCCCGGCGTCACGCTTCCCTCCACCGCGATCCAGGCCTTCCACCGCTCCGAGGACTCGGGCACCACCGAGAACCTGGGCAAGTACCTCAAGGCCGCCGCTCCCGAGGCGTGGACGTACGACGCCGCGAAGAAGTGGCCGGCCCCGGGTGGCCAGGCCGCCTCCGGCTCCGCCGGTGTCGCCTCGCAGGTCAAGGCCGTTGACGGTGCGATCGGCTACTTCGAGCTCTCCTACGCCTCCTCGCAGTCCATCAAGACCGTGGACGTGAACACGGGCGCCGCCGCTCCGGTCAAGGCCAGCAGCGAGAACGCCTCCAAGGCCATCGCCGCCGCCAAGATCGCCGGCACCGGTGACGACCTGGCCCTGAAGCTCGACTACACCACCAAGGCCGAGGGCGCCTACCCGATCGTCCTGGTGACCTACGAGGTCGTCTGCGACAAGGGCAACAAGCCCGAGACGCTCGCCACCGTGAAGTCCTTCCTGAACTACACCGCTTCCGACGCCGGCCAGAAGGCGCTCTCCGAGATCGGCTACGCCCCGATCCCGGCCGAGATCAACGCCAAGGTCCGCGAGGTCATCGCGAAGCTCGCCTAA